From Polynucleobacter difficilis, a single genomic window includes:
- a CDS encoding cob(I)yrinic acid a,c-diamide adenosyltransferase: MGNRLSKIATRTGDAGMTGLGDGSRVEKDHLRICALGDVDELNSEIGVLMTEAIPESIASEMQVLFLRVQHDLFDLGGELCIPNYTLLKEEQVAQLDAWLKHYNDTLPPLTEFILPGGTRAAAQAHVCRTVCRRAERSIVKLGWHDTLHDSPRQYVNRLSDLLFVLARVLNRAAGGQDILWKNQNKSD, from the coding sequence ATGGGAAATCGACTTTCAAAAATTGCAACGCGAACCGGTGATGCCGGTATGACCGGTTTGGGCGATGGCAGCCGAGTTGAAAAGGACCATTTGCGTATTTGTGCGTTGGGCGACGTAGACGAACTCAACTCTGAAATCGGGGTTTTGATGACCGAGGCCATCCCAGAATCCATTGCCAGCGAGATGCAGGTACTCTTTTTGCGGGTGCAGCATGATTTGTTTGATTTGGGTGGGGAGTTGTGCATTCCGAATTACACCTTACTCAAAGAAGAGCAAGTGGCGCAGTTGGATGCGTGGCTCAAGCACTACAACGATACGTTGCCCCCTTTAACTGAATTCATTCTGCCAGGCGGGACACGTGCGGCTGCGCAAGCCCATGTGTGTAGAACGGTTTGTCGTCGCGCTGAGCGATCTATCGTGAAGCTCGGTTGGCACGATACGCTGCACGATTCCCCGCGTCAGTACGTTAATCGCTTATCGGATTTGCTGTTTGTTTTGGCGCGAGTATTAAATCGCGCTGCTGGCGGTCAGGACATTCTCTGGAAGAATCAGAATAAATCCGATTGA
- a CDS encoding FAD-linked oxidase C-terminal domain-containing protein has protein sequence MNTVAPPPDLLEIQALQAKLVSALRPILAEDGLLWEPEDTIPYECDGLAAYRRMPLAVALPENEAQVSRILQVCHAMNVPVVPRGAGTGLSGGAMPIAQGLVLSLAKLKKIVDINPFTRTAVVQPGVRNLAISEAVAHLGLYYAPDPSSQIACSIGGNVNENSGGVHCLKYGLTLHNVLRVRGVLMSGEIVEFGSLAPDTPGLDLLAIVMGSEGMLAAVTEVTVKLVPKPKLAQVIMASFDDIEKGGNAVAAIIAAGIIPAGLEMMDKATTRAVEEFVHAGYDLDAVAILLCESDGTPEEVAEEIGRMTAVLEKAGASGIRISKNETERLTFWSGRKNAFPAAGRIAADYYCMDGTIPRRHIATLLRRIQEMEKKYRLGCLNVFHAGDGNMHPLILFNGADMDEWHRAEEFGTDILEACVELGGTITGEHGVGIEKINSMCVQFGEHERELFWGVKRAFDPAQLLNPDKAIPSLSRCAEYGRMRISGGKLPHPELERF, from the coding sequence ATGAATACTGTCGCCCCTCCACCCGATCTCTTAGAAATACAGGCTTTGCAGGCCAAATTAGTCTCTGCGCTCAGGCCCATCTTGGCTGAAGACGGCCTTTTGTGGGAGCCCGAGGACACAATCCCCTATGAATGTGATGGTTTAGCGGCCTATCGGCGCATGCCTTTGGCCGTCGCCCTTCCTGAAAACGAAGCGCAAGTATCGCGTATTTTGCAGGTCTGCCATGCCATGAATGTGCCGGTAGTGCCCCGCGGCGCTGGCACTGGCTTATCGGGCGGCGCGATGCCCATCGCCCAAGGTCTGGTTCTCTCGCTTGCCAAGCTCAAAAAGATTGTGGACATCAATCCATTTACCCGTACTGCGGTAGTGCAGCCGGGCGTGCGCAATCTGGCGATTTCTGAGGCAGTTGCCCATTTGGGGCTGTACTACGCACCCGATCCATCATCGCAAATTGCCTGCTCGATTGGTGGCAACGTCAACGAAAACTCCGGCGGCGTTCACTGCCTAAAGTACGGATTAACGCTGCACAATGTGTTGCGCGTCCGTGGTGTTTTAATGAGCGGCGAAATTGTCGAATTTGGCAGCCTAGCGCCTGATACGCCCGGACTCGATTTGCTTGCCATCGTGATGGGTAGTGAAGGCATGTTAGCAGCGGTCACAGAAGTGACTGTAAAGCTCGTACCAAAACCCAAATTAGCCCAAGTCATTATGGCTAGTTTTGATGACATCGAAAAAGGCGGTAATGCGGTTGCAGCCATTATTGCTGCTGGCATTATTCCGGCCGGCCTAGAGATGATGGATAAGGCAACGACGCGAGCGGTCGAAGAGTTTGTGCACGCCGGCTACGACTTGGACGCCGTTGCCATTTTACTGTGCGAGTCGGATGGCACGCCAGAAGAAGTAGCAGAAGAAATTGGGCGCATGACTGCGGTTTTGGAAAAAGCTGGCGCCAGCGGCATTCGCATCTCCAAAAATGAAACGGAGCGCCTGACCTTTTGGAGTGGTCGTAAAAATGCCTTTCCAGCAGCAGGCCGCATTGCAGCCGATTACTACTGCATGGATGGGACGATTCCTCGGCGCCACATTGCTACGCTCTTGCGCCGCATTCAAGAAATGGAGAAGAAATATCGACTAGGCTGCTTAAACGTATTTCATGCGGGCGATGGCAATATGCATCCGCTGATCTTGTTTAATGGCGCCGACATGGATGAGTGGCACCGTGCGGAAGAGTTTGGTACTGACATTCTCGAGGCCTGCGTTGAGCTCGGCGGAACGATTACCGGCGAGCACGGTGTTGGGATCGAAAAGATCAACTCGATGTGCGTGCAATTTGGTGAGCACGAGCGGGAATTATTCTGGGGTGTGAAACGCGCTTTTGACCCAGCCCAATTACTGAACCCCGACAAAGCCATTCCAAGTCTTAGCCGCTGCGCCGAGTACGGTCGCATGCGCATCAGCGGTGGCAAGTTACCGCATCCTGAGTTGGAGCGTTTTTAA
- the glcE gene encoding glycolate oxidase subunit GlcE: MSDVQIQQFREQIQHAAASKTALSIQGGGSKSWYGNPNAHTPLLTSGFHGIVDYQPEELVITARAGTPLATIEAALAEKNQMLAFEPPHFGAQATFGGAIGAGLAGPGRISAGNLRDYVLGTRLMDGQGHDLSFGGKVMKNVAGYDVSRLLPGSLGTFALILEASVKVLPKPASTASLRCFISEARALKVLNEWAGQPLPLSASSWIGSGDANADGELTIRLAGAVAAVQSATVLMKSTLGATELDPAIAAAFWRDLREHKLDCFHALGADDALYRLALPAACPPIDFSTLASSGTQQRVLEWHGQQRWWHGPADASTQAKVKAKAIEHGGHASCFRVGSNGVEQRFTLLSDQAHSAALTAVQAQLRKAFDPSGVFATGRLP, from the coding sequence ATGAGTGATGTGCAGATTCAGCAGTTCCGAGAGCAAATTCAACATGCGGCCGCATCAAAGACGGCGCTATCGATTCAAGGGGGTGGCTCAAAGAGCTGGTACGGCAACCCCAATGCCCATACCCCTTTACTCACTTCTGGGTTTCATGGGATCGTAGATTACCAACCCGAAGAGCTTGTCATTACGGCGCGAGCTGGAACGCCATTAGCCACCATTGAGGCGGCGCTTGCCGAAAAAAATCAGATGCTGGCATTTGAACCTCCCCACTTTGGGGCGCAAGCAACATTTGGCGGCGCGATTGGTGCTGGTCTTGCTGGCCCAGGACGGATCAGTGCCGGTAATTTGCGCGACTACGTACTGGGTACGCGCCTGATGGATGGACAAGGGCACGATTTATCGTTCGGCGGTAAGGTGATGAAAAACGTCGCCGGCTATGATGTCTCGCGTTTATTACCAGGTTCTTTAGGTACCTTCGCCCTCATACTCGAGGCCTCCGTCAAGGTCTTACCAAAACCTGCCAGCACCGCATCCTTGCGTTGCTTTATTTCTGAGGCGCGCGCACTAAAGGTATTGAATGAGTGGGCAGGCCAACCCCTGCCCTTGTCGGCGAGTAGCTGGATTGGCTCGGGCGACGCTAATGCCGATGGCGAGCTCACCATTCGCCTTGCAGGGGCAGTTGCCGCAGTCCAGTCTGCTACCGTTCTCATGAAATCGACTCTGGGCGCAACCGAACTTGACCCTGCCATTGCTGCTGCATTTTGGCGCGATCTGCGCGAACACAAATTGGATTGTTTTCATGCGTTGGGTGCCGATGATGCCCTCTATCGCCTAGCCTTGCCTGCAGCCTGTCCACCCATCGATTTTTCTACGCTCGCCTCAAGTGGCACGCAGCAGCGCGTTCTCGAATGGCACGGCCAACAACGCTGGTGGCATGGCCCAGCCGATGCGAGCACCCAAGCGAAAGTGAAAGCAAAAGCCATTGAGCACGGCGGTCACGCCAGCTGCTTTCGCGTTGGGAGTAATGGCGTTGAGCAGCGCTTCACTTTGCTGAGCGATCAAGCCCATAGTGCAGCACTCACTGCCGTTCAAGCCCAATTGCGTAAGGCATTTGATCCATCCGGGGTTTTTGCAACCGGCCGCCTTCCTTAA
- the glcF gene encoding glycolate oxidase subunit GlcF, which yields MQTQLAPQFINTHDGNEAARILGKCVHCGFCTATCPTYQLLGDELDGPRGRIYLIKQIAEGQAVTEKTRLHLDRCLTCRNCETTCPSGVQYGQLIDIGRKWAEQSTAPRKSSERLTRWLLKEGLTRPALFNSAMALGRLVRPLLPSELKRKVPINGVYTNQIKTDNVVSVAPVKQAARTTMLVLEGCVQPGMLPNINQATQRVLSRLGVDLISAPKAGCCGALRYHLNDQDGGLEAARRNIDAWWPYVDGSNPVSAIVMTASGCGVMVKDYGHLLAQDPHYAAKAKRISELTKDLAEILPNYTDDLVALLGSNPKSGVVYHPPCTLQHGQKIRGKVEGLLESIGVPARLCADSHLCCGSAGTYSVLQPALSGQLRQQKLDHLQRTYEDSNATAIVSANIGCITHLQQEKMPVLHWVEIVDQLLVDATQARVSEAA from the coding sequence ATGCAAACCCAATTAGCCCCCCAGTTCATTAATACCCACGACGGTAACGAGGCTGCACGTATTTTAGGAAAGTGCGTGCATTGCGGTTTTTGCACCGCCACTTGCCCGACCTACCAACTATTAGGCGACGAGTTAGATGGTCCACGTGGGCGCATCTACCTCATCAAGCAAATAGCAGAGGGTCAAGCGGTTACTGAAAAAACCCGTTTGCACCTGGATCGCTGCTTAACGTGCCGCAATTGTGAAACCACCTGCCCTAGCGGCGTTCAATACGGTCAACTGATTGACATTGGGCGTAAATGGGCCGAACAAAGTACGGCCCCACGCAAATCCAGTGAGCGCCTTACGCGCTGGCTTTTAAAGGAAGGTTTAACGCGTCCCGCGCTCTTTAACTCTGCGATGGCTTTGGGCAGATTGGTGCGCCCATTGTTGCCAAGTGAACTCAAACGCAAGGTACCCATCAACGGCGTCTACACGAATCAAATCAAGACTGATAATGTTGTATCCGTAGCGCCTGTTAAGCAGGCGGCACGTACAACGATGCTTGTCTTAGAGGGCTGTGTACAGCCCGGCATGTTGCCCAATATCAATCAAGCGACCCAGCGTGTTTTATCGCGTCTCGGCGTTGACCTGATTAGCGCACCTAAGGCAGGCTGTTGCGGCGCGCTCCGCTATCACCTCAACGATCAGGATGGCGGACTCGAAGCAGCACGGCGCAATATTGATGCATGGTGGCCTTATGTTGATGGCAGCAATCCAGTCAGCGCCATCGTGATGACAGCCTCGGGTTGCGGCGTCATGGTCAAAGACTACGGTCATTTGCTTGCGCAGGATCCGCACTATGCAGCGAAGGCCAAGCGCATCTCTGAGCTGACAAAAGATTTAGCAGAAATATTGCCGAACTATACCGATGACTTGGTTGCGCTACTGGGTAGTAATCCAAAATCAGGCGTGGTCTACCATCCACCCTGCACCTTGCAGCATGGTCAGAAAATTCGCGGCAAAGTTGAAGGCTTATTGGAGAGCATTGGGGTACCCGCTCGCTTGTGCGCTGACAGCCATTTGTGCTGCGGCTCTGCTGGCACCTACTCGGTTTTACAGCCCGCACTTTCCGGTCAATTGCGTCAGCAAAAATTAGACCATTTGCAACGGACCTATGAAGATAGCAATGCTACTGCCATTGTTTCTGCCAACATTGGTTGCATCACCCATTTGCAGCAAGAAAAAATGCCGGTACTGCATTGGGTTGAGATTGTGGATCAGCTCCTGGTAGACGCTACGCAAGCTAGAGTGTCTGAGGCCGCATGA
- a CDS encoding YggS family pyridoxal phosphate-dependent enzyme, with protein MRGIAVNLIQVRDRIELAALAAKREPEEIQLMAVSKLFPASAVEEAMHAGQTCFGENYAQEGVEKIQELEKLRPWLEWHFIGPLQSNKTKEVAHHFDWVESIDRLKIAERLSAQRLELPEVLPLQVCVQVNVSNEESKSGVLIEEAVGLCDAVAQLPGLTLRGLMAIPAPSTDPVEQRAACAKMKALFVEIQQSRLDDRGYAYFDTLSMGMSDDLEVAIAEGSTLVRIGTAIFGQRPTAKA; from the coding sequence ATGAGGGGAATCGCTGTCAATTTAATCCAGGTCAGAGACCGCATTGAATTAGCTGCTCTCGCCGCGAAACGCGAGCCCGAAGAAATTCAATTGATGGCAGTTAGCAAGCTTTTTCCTGCAAGCGCGGTAGAAGAGGCAATGCATGCCGGCCAAACGTGTTTTGGCGAAAACTACGCACAAGAAGGCGTTGAGAAAATACAGGAGCTCGAAAAATTACGTCCTTGGCTTGAATGGCATTTTATTGGGCCACTGCAAAGCAATAAAACCAAGGAAGTCGCCCATCATTTTGACTGGGTTGAAAGCATTGATCGCCTAAAAATTGCAGAGCGTTTGTCAGCGCAGCGCCTAGAGCTGCCCGAGGTGCTGCCCCTGCAAGTCTGTGTGCAAGTCAATGTCAGCAATGAAGAAAGTAAAAGCGGTGTCTTGATTGAAGAGGCGGTAGGGCTATGCGATGCGGTAGCACAACTGCCGGGGCTGACCTTACGTGGGCTGATGGCTATTCCTGCTCCCAGTACTGACCCCGTAGAGCAACGCGCCGCATGCGCCAAAATGAAAGCGCTGTTTGTAGAAATTCAGCAATCCCGCCTCGATGACCGAGGCTACGCCTATTTTGATACCCTTTCGATGGGCATGTCCGACGATCTCGAGGTAGCCATTGCTGAGGGCAGCACCCTGGTCCGAATCGGCACCGCCATCTTTGGTCAGCGCCCTACCGCCAAGGCCTAG